AGATTAAGTTGATGCTGAGTGATGTCTAGCGAACAACGGTCATTACACAGTGAGCACACCTCTACCAAAATCCTCATGCATATATGTAATGATTGTGTACCGTTCATTGGGTGCTGCATTTAATGTCCATGTTAGCAACCAATTATGACAGCACTCTGATGCTTCCATAAAACAGTTCATACCAAACCATTACAAATTACGTAGCTCTGTAATGAACTTACCACACCACACAGGGAAGATGCCATTATTGAGGTCCTCCCTGCAGCTGCCACTTCCATGTGATCATCCAACAAGTCGCCAAACGGCTATAGAAGAGGGCAGTAGGGCTCACTCGAAGCATTCCCCTTAGAGTAGTCAACCCTATGTAAAAAGGCTAGTTATTGTGTCTTAATCCTTCCTGCACAGCTTGTTAGACTCCTCTTGCCTTACCCACGGACAAAAAGCAATAAAATCTGGCCATGCCTCTCATCAGCTACCCACTGTATTGCTACTAGAATTAAATTCAACAGAAGAAAAATATAAGTTCACTTTTTGTTCACCCTTCATACCACAAAAAATTATTACTAATGGCAGTCAATGCCTACATTCTATCATCTCCAAGAgccaaaataatttaaaaaaattaaaacaccACTACAGCAAACCTAAACATCTAGCATAGACACATTGGTGTCAAAATAAATGGGAAGTGGCATTTTAATAAAAGACATCTGGTAACTAACATGCAAAGCTGTAGGTGCACCATAAATTAAGAAGATAGCAGAATATTACAAGGTGCCATCCAAGCTAATGATACCAGCATAAAATGGGTTTCAGAGTTCCTGTTGCCATATGTATGTTTCAGATGTAAGTGGAATGCTGAAAAACCCCACCTGAAAAAAAATCCTGGCAATGCCACTGTCTCATACACAGGTGCAAGATCTAAACGTAACTGGCAAATACACTGCACTGAGGCCTCACGTCATCACGAAGGGGAAGTTCAAGGCACGTCTGCAATGCCTCCACATCTACACAGAGATTGCCATCTGCAGCAGCCGTCCAAAACTGGAGACGCTTGAGGTCAGTTTGTTTTGAAATACTAGAAAACATCCTTATTCTTTAAATTATTTATTCATCAGATGTAGTCTTGTAAGCAATACTACATGGAACACTTCAAGAGGCCATAAAGGCTCAGCATACTCAACAAATGTCCCACAGGGTTGCCTGTCCAACGATAAAGTTATGTACATAGCACATAATCACATGTCCACATGCATGTCCACATTATGCTACTAATTATTGGTCAAAAACAAATTTAGTGTTCCCTTTGATATTGCTCATGGGTGCTCAGTGCCAGTAAACTTCTGTATGGCTGCATTTCTTTGCACAACACGAATTGGGGATAAACAAAACTTGCTAGCAAGTGTGTATACAAGCTCAAATTATTGCCTTGCAGGTAATGAAAATGGAAGGACTCAGCCTCATGTCTGCAAAAGGCATGACTGTGTTCCTGAACTGGATGCTGCTCACTGTGATTGACAACTTCGTAAACCGCAACCAGGCACAGCTGTTCAGAATGATACGAGAAGCCTCATGGAAAGCTTTTGCAGTGCATGTGATGAGTGTTCTGCCTCATCTTGATGTAAGGTATATTACAAAGAAGCAGCCATGCCACCATGAAGAACTAAACTGAAAGTCTTAAGAAAACAGCCATGGGAACCTTGTGGTCCATTGATTACGAATTACTAGAAAATGCCAAACCAACTATGCATGGGTATCAAAATGAATAAAACAAGACTTTCTACAAAGGAATATATGCAAATTATTTCAAGCAAGCATACTGCTAGTACAAAGTGGCATCAGGTAAGTGGATCGCAAATGTTTCCACGTGCCTGACGTTATAATAAACAAAAATCTTAGAGCAAGTACAACGGTCGTACATGCATGAGCACGGAGAGGCTAAAGAGCACGGGATGCATAACTACCTCCAAAGGCAGTCAGACAACTGAAAGGCACAATAAATACTCTTTGCTCACAGCATTTTGATTGGCAGGTTTTTCCAGGCGTGCGCTCAAACTCCTAACTGCTCCTGGAAACAACATCCATattcaaacattaaaaaaaaaaatttgcgaaaCAACACAGAAGTGTTCTTTTCATTTTCCAATTTATTCTCATCATGACATTACAGCAGATAATTTAAGCTCTTGCACAAATATGTCTAGTCTATATCTACTCATTTTACATAGACTAGAACAGTTGGCAGGGCAGTTGAGGCAGTGCAAGAAATTTACAAATTATTCTATGAAGCTAGCCATGAATGAGGTGACAATACTCTTCAATTTTGCATCTGTAGTTTCACTGATGTGGCCTTCTTGAGCAATGGTAGCCAGGACGTCCTTGTGGTGGCTTCGAATGTGCTGAAGGAACTCCTTCTCAAAGTCGTTGATCTTGGCAGGGTCGAGTTTGTCAAGATACCCACGGACACCAGTATAGATGACTGCGACCTGGTCTTCAATTGCCATTGGTGTGTACTGACCTTGCTTCAGCAGTTCTGTGAGTCGCACACCCCTGTTTAATAGCTGCTGTGTGGCTGCATCAAGGTCGGAGCCAAACTGCGCGAAAGCAGCAACTTCACGGTATTGGGCAAGTTCCAGCTTCATGGACCCTGCAACTTGCTTCATGGCCTTCGTCTGGGCAGCTGAGCCGACACGACTTACAGACAACCCGACGTTGATAGCCGGCCGAATACCCTTGTAAAAAAGTTCAGTTTCAAGGAAAATCTGGCCATCGGTGATGGAGATGACGTTGGTGGGAATGTAGGCCGAGACATCACCGGCCTGCGTTTCAATCACTGGCAAAGCAGTCAGAGAGCCGCCGCCGAAGGTGTCGTTCATCTTGGCTGCTCGCTCAAGGAGACGGGAGTGAAGGTAGAAGACATCGCCAGGATAAGCCTCGCGACCTGGGGGCCGTCGCAGCAACAGAGACATTTGACGGTAGGCGACGGCCTGCTTGGACAAATCGTCGTAGATGATGAGGGCATGCATGCCTTTGTCGCGGAAGTATTCGCCCATGGCGCACCCCGAATAGGGGGCGAGGTACTGAAGAGGAGCGGCGTCCGAGGCGGTGGCACCGACGATGATGGTGTACTTCATGGCATCGGTCTGGGTCAACCGTTTTACAATCTGAGCAACTGTACTCCTCTTCTGTCCAATGGCAACGTAAATACAGTACAGCTTTTTCTTTTCGTCCGAGCCATCATTGAAACGCTTCTGGTTGATAATTGCATCGATAGCAATTGCAGTTTTGCCAGTTTGCCTGTCTCCAATAATGAGCTCTCGCTGTCCACGACCGATAGGGACCAAGCTGTCTACTGCTTTGATTCCTGTAAGCATAGGCTCCCTTACTGAGATACGCGGGATAATGCCTGGCGCCTTCACGCCGACACGGGCACGGGATTTGCAAGCGACGGGTCCCTTGCCATCTATGGGATTGCCAAGGGCATCCACAACGCGACCAAGGAGTTCGGGACCGATCGGTACGTCCACAATAGCTCCGGTACGCTTCACAATGTCGCCCTCCTTAATATGCTTGTCGTTGCCGAACACGACGATACCCACGTTGTCCGGCTCCAAGTTAAGGGCCATACCTTTCAACCCGCAGGAAAATTCCACCATCTCTTCGGCTTGTATGTTGTTGAGGCCATAGACGCGGGCGATGCCGTCTCCAATGCTGAGCACGCGGCCGGTTTCTTCGAGGTTAGTTGTAGAGCTCTGGCCCAGAATGCGTTCCTCGAGGATGCTGGAAACCTCGGCCGCACCGGGGGCTGCATAGGAACATGGCGTGGTCGAAAGCTTTCGTAATGCGAGCGCATATATCGCTTCGTGAGCGGGCTTAAGTTTCAACGTTTGCTTCGGGAAGTGCCTGGCCAAGGTGCTGGCCAATCTGCGAGAGACGAAAGCCATACTCGCTGCGAGCTCGAGCTGCAATGCCTAACGACCAAACGCCCGGCGAGATCACCTTCTCCTGCACAGACGAGAGGACGTGACCTTCTTTGCCGGTGCGGTTGCCAGACGGAATCGAGCGCGCAGCTTCGTGcagcgcgcgcgccgccgccgcgcgtgcCGCGTTCGGTTTGCCGGCGGCGCGGTGCTGCAGCGCTAATTAACAGTGTGTGCGATTAAATGAAGCTCAGCAACTTGccgaaagagaagaaaaaatgcGGTAGATAACATGACGTTAAACTTTTCCATACATTCAAGGGAGTGCAAGCGAAGGCACGAAGGTAACATTCCACTCGACAAACGCAACGCCGTTTTACATTTTTTAGAAAGCAAAAATTATTTTATTACGCAACTGTTCAACCGAATCCGGTGTCAGACAAGAGCAAAATGTTAATTCAGGCCCTCGAACTAAAAAAACAAGGATAAAACGAAATCgaaaattgcaaataaatatAAATGTTAAACATCGACATCACTGTTTTCTAATTTCGCAACAAAAACAGGTAACAATATTTTACAAATCCGATAAAAGGGCCGCAAGCGGACGTTAATTAACGCGACACATTTTATCCGTGaccgtaaaataaataaataaataaataaataaataaataaataaataaataaataaataaataaataatatcatTAACACGATAATATTACAGTACATAAATAATATTAGTATTTTTGTTCTAAAGCCCATAATTAATACGCACACACTAAATTTGCCCGGATGACAAAACAGCCCTATTCCGCGGGACATTACTGCTTTGCGCAGTAAAAGTCAGCTCCAACACGTCATTAGAGTTTAACTCCTCGATTTTCAATCCAGCAACTTTCGTACTATCTATAGGTTCAGAAGAAGAGAGATATTCTGATGAGAAATTTTGTGGAGCTTCACACGTATTTTAGCGAAGAAACTGGATCGGCCCCGACAAACGGGATTCCTGTCGATGAGCCCTTTTGAAGGGAGCTAGAACATACAGCAGTCGTGTTACGTAATGGCAGCGTAAATATTCTGATGTGCAGCGGATCACTACTCATCCTTATTCAATGTATCAGTTGAGTGGTCATTAATCTAACGGAAGCACGCGAAAATATACTGACATAGAGGTCTGCTGCAATCAGTACGCTTAGAGAAATATAGTTCTCAGAGCGCGCTTCTGTAAATAAGTTATATAGTTAACTATGTTGTATATGTGCTGCCGCAACCAAGACTCTACACAAAGAAATTCAATTGACACTATAAATTCGAAGTAGAGAAAGCGAAAAATAGATGCATCAAAACATTCAGGCGCTAATTGCGCTAAACATTCGCTAAACATTCAAACATTTAGCACGCGCACGCTAATTTGGAGGATATCCTGTTGGGTCGCGTTAGCCAGCGCATGTTTGAATCGAATGTGAACCACAAATATTTAGCCCCAACTGCACGATGCACGACGGTTGTGCATCTTGACAGATTGATGCATATATAAATTGTAGTAGTTTACTGATTTCGTTTAACAGTGCAAAAACAACGTAGGTCTTAAGACTTACGTTGTTTACTTGCTTACAAAATAACCTCTTGACGCTCCGTTCTGGTTTTCAAGCACGGGCGAACACAAGCACGGGCGAACAGATAGATTGACTCATGGTTTAAACGTCCCAATGTAACTCACGGTCTATATATTAGATATGCCGTATAGCGAGTAGGCTCCGGactaatttcgaccacctcggtATCTAAAACGACCACTCGAAGGGCAGTACCAGAGCGTTTTTGCGTtccgcccccatcgcaatgcggccgccgcagccggccgggaatcgaaccagcgacctcgtgctcagcagcagaacatcaAAGCAGCAGAACGCCAGAGATATTGGTCGAAAGGTGAATGAAAATTTGTTCACCGTACCGTAACTGTACATAGTGCTTGGCGCACACCTGAAATTCCCCAGAGCATTAGGAAGGGAAACACAGGGAAGGATATATAGAGAGAAGGACAGTAAGAATAACAGATTGAGCTGGCAGCTCGCTCGCAATAAGTGCCCACAAAGCTTTAAGAGCGCGCTCTGTAAGCAGGCAGAACGCGAGAAATCCCGCTCCATGTCGCGTCTTAATTGTTGTCAAGGGCAACAAGACGTGCGAACAGTATAACTATGAATGCATCAAGTACCGAATAGTCAATGAAATTTGATACGTTGCAACGGGTCTTAACAGGACTCGAGCGAATATAACAAAGTGCAATCCTCAAACACGCACAAACTTGCAACCACCATACCTAACTGTAATATGCCATTGAAGAAGGTGCAAAACGAATATTCAAAGCGTGTAAATTGGCGAGTTAAAGCACCTGCGCAGTTTACACGGAAAGCTTAGCAGCAGTTAAAAAGGTGATTTCCAGCTTCAActgtcacctttttttttttttttttttttttttttttatgatctAATCACGGGCACAAATTCATCGTACAGCTTCAAGAAAGGCGGCGTGTCACATTTGCGGAGCATTCCGGCCCTATCAAAGGTACGATAAGTTCATTTAAATGGAGCGTGCAGCACAGACAACTCCGTGGCAGACTCAAAAGGATGTTGCTATACACACTTTAAAAAAATCGCCGGCTTTATCTTCAAAGCGTAAAGGAGAGCTACACACGGAATATTTTTTGCCGATAACAACAGAATGTTGTCTTGAAACGCGATTTAAACTTTAGCACTGTAACATGGGCGAATATTATATAGTATTGttcttcttctttatggggttttacgtgccaaaaccagttatgattatgaggcacaccgtagtggagggctccggataaattttgaccacctggggttctttaacgggcactacaacacaagcacacgggcgtttttgcatttcgcctccatcgaaatgcggcctccgcggacgggattcgatcccgcgatctcgttctcagcagcgcaacgctttagctgactgagccaccgcggcgggtgatatTATAGTATACCTACAATGATAATTAATTGTTCGTTAAATAATTTTCGCCCGAAACGCGTTATAATGAGGCGATAGCTGGCGAAATATAATGCGCAGTAAGGCTTAGAATGTTTCGGGTGGTGTTTGTTGGAGTGAACGTTTGCAGGTGCGAGAGAGCAATCTCCTTTCGAGACGTTTTTATAAGTGAGACGTATTTGTTTGTAGAAACTGCGCCTATACCGATAGTGAACTGGAAAGACTCGACCCCTGCTCTTACCTATCCGTATACTTCGCCACTGGTCTCTACTAAAACGACCCTTGAGTTTCTTACTGCTAGATTCGTTCGGCTTTTCTCAATTTTATATTTGGGCTACCTCATTAATAGGCCCCACGTGATCCTAGAAGAAAGCGAGATGACGTCAGTGCCATGCAGTAAACATGAGAAGAAACCGAGCGCTACAAGAAAAGCTTCCAACGACGACGCAGCCGATGCGCTCAATCATTGTCATTACATGCAGAAGAAGAAAACTTAATTCAGGACCGCCTCCGCAACTGGGATGATgccccatagtgggtaggagccacatgcttGACAGGAAACGACAACTGGGGTGCTGGAAAAGGACTTCACATCAACTGGGAAGCCGACGTGCTATGCAGACCGCGAAGAAGGCGGGCACGCCAGCTCTATCCAGTACACATGCAGATGTTGAGCGTGCGTTAGCCAATTATGGCAGCATGTTAGTGCGACCACGCTCTCCAGTATCAATATATTCTCCACTGATGCAGCATCGGTAGAGTGGCTGAGAGGTAAAACTGCCAATCTGTTGATCGTAAGTTCACACCCTCGTGGCACAATGagacgttttctttctttgtaatttTCTCGCAAATGATGTTGGGGTTCCAGTGGCGGACATCAAAACGACCAAGAAAGTGAGCCCGTGACAGCTATCGCTGCAAAATCAGCCTATAGGTCAAGGAGAACGAGCAATATATGCCCAATGATGGAGCAGTATGATGTGTTGAAGATTCGTGTATGACGCGATGACAGCAGTTCAAATTTGAATTAAAGAGAGACGTGTACAATAATAACTGCACATTTTCGGGACAATATGCTTAATCGGTTGACAGTACCAGTGGTACTAGTCAGATTTGTTAAAATGAGGTCTATGTGATGCCCCCATGGCATGTGGGAGTACAAAATATTACGCCAAAGCATTTCAAGTTATCAACAATTTGCATTTGACGCGAGTTCATTATAATATCAAGCATTAACGGATatattcattgtttttcacaCGGTATATGACTTACTTTACTGTTATTTTTTATGCgctgtgagcggaggaagcgggcagaaagggtGGAAAACGTTTaatgtttagagctgaagctcacagcGCATAGAAATTTAATTAGACTATTTTTGTAACTCCAGAACATTCACAACATTCCCCACAACATTAGATGCAGTTATATATCATAATGTAAGTTCCAGAGAAAAATAGAATGCTAGCATTATTAGCGTGAACACTTAACTTTGAAAACAGTGAATTTTCTTCGCCTTCAAGTTTTACACTTTGGTCGACTATATCTACATGGCATGCCATAGCATGGCAAGCGTTACAATTCATTTGAAATAGCACGAACAAAACGTTACGTCACGAGTTTGTCGCAGGTCTAGCGAATAAATCTGAGAATATTTCCACTTTCTGTGTCAATACATCTAAATGTGAAGAAAAGTgaatagctgaaaaaaaaaaaagaagaaaagaacaaagGATGAAGGATGATTTCACTGATGTGTACAGCCTTGACGCAAGGGCGGCACCGGGATTTCCTTGTTGTGGGGCAGAGCATAATTCTCCATTTTCGTTGGGGGTGCAGGAGGGCACTTTATCACTTGGCCTATAGGGGGAAGGGGGGTGCCAAAGAAAATGTTGGGGTATATAGTACACTACAGCTAAGCAAAGCAAGCTGTGGCTCAGCTTTCCAATTTGTTCTCGCGCGCAGAACAAATCAAGCGGCTTGCTTTGTGGGCGCGACAATAGATGGCGCAACTACCCTTATGAACACTAAAGTCTCTCAAGTGACACCGAACCTCTTCTTAAAAGTAAATTGTATCACGATTTAACGCAACTGGTGAAGGTTCCCACCCGCGTTCAAAGTGCCGAACAATTTGTTCTAGATCTCTTCTTGGTCGATCAAAAGATGCTACAGCGAAATCCTAGTATCCATGTCTTCGAGGGCATATATCGGACCATAAGATTGTATGTCTTAGAATACAATTAAATTATATATGCCTGTAAAGTCAAGAAACACGAATCAAATGTGCCCGTATTCTCTTATGCAAGCGATGTTGATATACTGGATGTGCTAGACAGCTAATTTCCTACTCAGTCTCTCTCTATGAATCGGATGAGCATTCGGTTGACTACCTATGGAATTTTTTCAAGAACTTTACATTAAACGTATACGCGACTTCGTAGCACACAAGCGGAAAATAGCTGTGAGCACAAACTCATGGATAACCAAAGAGATAGTACGCTTGGGACGAAGGCTGAAAAAACAACACAAAATATAAGCGATTAAACGTAGCATCGGCAACGATCAGATTTCTATGCTGAGATCACAGCTGAAAGACAGCATCGTCGGTGCTAAAAATCGCTACCAGAACTTGCATCCTAAAAAGTTTATTTCTTTGTGTCCGGGCAAATTTTCGAGGTATCTTTCACCTAAGCAAAAGCCAGTACATAAATTTTTAAAAACAAAATTGCAGTAACTGACAACCCAGAAATAGCACGCGTACTCAAGGAATATACTTTTGCTCATTTATCGCTAACGATGAGGGTACAGTTCCTGAGTTTCTTCCGTTAAATGAATTGCCGCCAATTGATAATACATAAGCGTAGAAGAGGA
The DNA window shown above is from Dermacentor silvarum isolate Dsil-2018 chromosome 1, BIME_Dsil_1.4, whole genome shotgun sequence and carries:
- the LOC119464481 gene encoding ATP synthase subunit alpha, mitochondrial; translated protein: MAFVSRRLASTLARHFPKQTLKLKPAHEAIYALALRKLSTTPCSYAAPGAAEVSSILEERILGQSSTTNLEETGRVLSIGDGIARVYGLNNIQAEEMVEFSCGLKGMALNLEPDNVGIVVFGNDKHIKEGDIVKRTGAIVDVPIGPELLGRVVDALGNPIDGKGPVACKSRARVGVKAPGIIPRISVREPMLTGIKAVDSLVPIGRGQRELIIGDRQTGKTAIAIDAIINQKRFNDGSDEKKKLYCIYVAIGQKRSTVAQIVKRLTQTDAMKYTIIVGATASDAAPLQYLAPYSGCAMGEYFRDKGMHALIIYDDLSKQAVAYRQMSLLLRRPPGREAYPGDVFYLHSRLLERAAKMNDTFGGGSLTALPVIETQAGDVSAYIPTNVISITDGQIFLETELFYKGIRPAINVGLSVSRVGSAAQTKAMKQVAGSMKLELAQYREVAAFAQFGSDLDAATQQLLNRGVRLTELLKQGQYTPMAIEDQVAVIYTGVRGYLDKLDPAKINDFEKEFLQHIRSHHKDVLATIAQEGHISETTDAKLKSIVTSFMASFIE
- the LOC125946219 gene encoding uncharacterized protein LOC125946219 codes for the protein MPLSHTQVQDLNVTGKYTALRPHVITKGKFKARLQCLHIYTEIAICSSRPKLETLEVMKMEGLSLMSAKGMTVFLNWMLLTVIDNFVNRNQAQLFRMIREASWKAFAVHVMSVLPHLDVRYITKKQPCHHEELN